The following coding sequences lie in one Vibrio algicola genomic window:
- a CDS encoding helix-turn-helix transcriptional regulator: MELRKLTQADHDILHAMENVVDGIAKMYGQHTEVVLHSLDSQSPSVVKIANGHITSRSSGAPITNLAFLKLKEGRDVSDSYFSKTSEGKTLRSITTIVRNRTGEAIGLLCINSDMDVPMHAFIQTLLPTDQTVSFTDSASPETFAQNIDETIVSTIDTVKQEIWSNPTVSPSKRNREVVTRLSELGIFKYQDSKQTAAEVLEISRDTVYLYLRELEHK, translated from the coding sequence GTGGAACTCAGAAAATTAACCCAAGCAGATCATGATATTTTGCATGCGATGGAAAACGTGGTGGATGGGATCGCGAAAATGTACGGACAACACACCGAAGTGGTGCTGCACAGTTTAGATTCTCAATCCCCGTCAGTAGTGAAAATCGCTAACGGTCATATCACCAGCCGCAGTTCGGGCGCGCCGATCACCAATTTGGCTTTTTTGAAACTCAAAGAAGGTCGCGATGTTTCCGATTCTTACTTTAGTAAAACCAGCGAAGGTAAAACGCTGCGATCAATTACTACGATTGTGAGAAATCGAACCGGTGAAGCGATTGGTCTGTTGTGCATCAATTCTGATATGGATGTGCCAATGCATGCGTTTATTCAAACCTTACTGCCAACCGATCAGACCGTCAGCTTTACCGATAGCGCATCTCCGGAAACTTTTGCGCAGAATATTGATGAGACCATCGTCAGTACCATTGATACAGTAAAACAAGAGATATGGTCTAACCCAACCGTTTCGCCATCAAAGCGTAATCGTGAAGTGGTGACGCGTTTATCTGAATTAGGCATTTTCAAATACCAAGACAGCAAGCAAACCGCCGCCGAGGTTTTAGAAATTTCACGCGATACGGTTTATCTTTATTTGAGAGAGCTTGAGCATAAGTAG
- a CDS encoding DUF1294 domain-containing protein, whose translation MITLQTGLLYCFIMSLVTFIVYWKDKRAARKDLWRTPEKTLHILAFAGGWPGALIAQKVFRHKTRKLSFQIIFWLMVILNCIGTLWIQNPNFYLN comes from the coding sequence ATGATCACGTTACAAACTGGGCTGTTATATTGCTTTATTATGAGCCTTGTGACCTTCATCGTTTACTGGAAAGATAAACGCGCGGCCCGTAAAGATTTATGGCGCACTCCCGAAAAAACCTTACATATTTTGGCCTTTGCTGGTGGTTGGCCTGGCGCCTTGATTGCACAGAAAGTGTTTCGCCATAAAACCCGTAAATTGAGTTTTCAAATTATTTTTTGGTTGATGGTTATCCTAAATTGCATCGGCACACTGTGGATACAAAACCCGAATTTTTATCTTAACTAG
- a CDS encoding SLC5/6 family protein: MTETEWKQATKFDSVDIGWIVMSIGMAIGAGIVFLPVQVGIMGLWVFLLSSIIGYPAMYLFQKLFINTLAESKECTDYPGVITGYLGKNWGMALGVLYFLMLVIWVLVYSLAVTNDSASYLHSFGVTQGHLNENVFYGLGLICVLAFIASKGEKLLFKLSGVMATTVLVLVAVMGVLLMSEWDMNNVPAMGTFLPMLKNAIITLPFTLTSILFIQSLSPMVISYRAHEKNIEVARHKATRAMTIAFLILFFVVFFFAVSFTFAISQEQANIAMAQNISALAIIAKYYPGSWVTVAGIVINIFAVVTSFFGVFLAFREACNGIALNFLKRKYKEENINKNLIDKGVVLFTILIAWGAIALNAPILSFTSICSPIFGLVGCLIPAYLVHKVPSLHQYKGTATNLIIATGVLLCISPFLAFI; this comes from the coding sequence ATGACTGAAACCGAATGGAAACAAGCCACCAAATTCGACAGTGTTGATATCGGTTGGATCGTAATGAGCATCGGAATGGCAATTGGTGCGGGGATTGTTTTTCTACCCGTCCAAGTAGGTATTATGGGGTTATGGGTATTCTTACTTTCCTCTATAATTGGCTATCCTGCAATGTACTTGTTCCAAAAATTGTTCATTAATACGCTAGCGGAATCCAAAGAATGTACTGATTACCCAGGCGTTATCACCGGTTACCTAGGTAAAAACTGGGGCATGGCATTAGGCGTGCTTTACTTCCTAATGTTGGTTATCTGGGTATTGGTTTACTCATTAGCCGTTACCAATGACAGTGCCTCTTACTTACATTCATTTGGTGTCACGCAAGGTCATTTAAATGAAAACGTATTTTATGGCTTAGGTCTAATTTGTGTTTTAGCTTTCATTGCCAGTAAAGGTGAAAAACTACTCTTTAAATTATCTGGTGTAATGGCAACAACCGTGCTTGTCTTAGTTGCGGTGATGGGTGTATTACTGATGTCTGAATGGGATATGAATAACGTTCCAGCCATGGGTACTTTCTTACCGATGCTGAAAAATGCCATCATTACCCTACCATTTACATTAACTTCCATCCTGTTTATTCAATCATTAAGCCCGATGGTCATTTCATACCGCGCCCATGAGAAAAACATTGAAGTTGCACGTCATAAAGCCACTCGCGCTATGACGATTGCTTTCTTGATTCTCTTCTTTGTTGTCTTCTTCTTTGCAGTATCGTTCACTTTCGCGATTAGCCAAGAACAAGCCAATATTGCGATGGCACAAAATATCTCTGCGCTTGCGATTATTGCTAAGTACTACCCTGGTAGCTGGGTAACGGTTGCAGGTATCGTTATTAATATCTTTGCTGTTGTTACTTCATTCTTTGGTGTTTTCTTAGCCTTCCGTGAAGCTTGTAACGGTATTGCGCTTAACTTCTTAAAGCGTAAATACAAAGAAGAGAACATTAACAAAAACTTGATTGATAAGGGTGTGGTGCTATTCACTATCCTGATCGCTTGGGGTGCTATCGCGTTGAATGCACCAATCCTATCGTTCACTTCAATCTGTAGCCCTATCTTTGGCTTGGTTGGCTGCTTAATTCCAGCTTACCTAGTGCACAAAGTACCGTCATTACACCAATACAAAGGCACGGCAACTAACCTTATTATTGCCACTGGTGTATTGTTATGTATCTCTCCATTCCTTGCTTTCATCTAA
- a CDS encoding GNAT family N-acetyltransferase, producing MNINQSSDNLSTTQLANQAFDIKLTDAHISKIPDQVWPQIEQIQEQAYRDDLAENIDILKIKSDVSPETCFVCMDDEEQVLGYVLAHPWESSVPPCINQDISERGELVSLEEASTLYLHDLAISPDARGAGIAQALVENLLKHAQRWNIDKISLVAVQGMASFWGNYGFNSVKSNATDSYGDDAQMMVIQLPL from the coding sequence ATGAATATTAATCAATCGAGCGATAATCTAAGCACCACTCAATTAGCCAATCAAGCATTTGATATTAAGCTTACCGATGCTCATATCTCTAAAATTCCCGATCAGGTATGGCCTCAAATTGAGCAAATTCAAGAGCAGGCGTATCGTGATGATCTGGCCGAAAATATCGATATTCTTAAAATAAAGTCCGATGTTTCCCCTGAAACCTGCTTTGTCTGTATGGATGATGAAGAGCAAGTGCTTGGCTATGTTTTGGCTCATCCTTGGGAAAGCTCGGTTCCACCCTGTATTAATCAAGATATTTCTGAACGTGGTGAATTGGTATCACTGGAAGAGGCTTCAACTTTGTATCTGCATGATTTAGCCATTAGCCCTGATGCGCGTGGTGCGGGTATTGCTCAAGCATTGGTTGAAAACTTACTCAAGCATGCACAACGATGGAATATAGATAAAATCTCTCTTGTTGCGGTACAGGGTATGGCAAGCTTTTGGGGTAACTACGGTTTTAACTCGGTTAAGTCAAACGCGACCGACAGTTATGGCGATGATGCTCAAATGATGGTAATCCAACTGCCTCTTTGA
- a CDS encoding OmpA family protein, with protein MNTKRTLLSTSITSILSLSLLLSANVNAAAENAGEFYLGAKTGWANFDFDPADASNVDDDAWAGSVYGGYQFNTWLSLEGGYNYLGKSHYDAEKTKLQNFELGAKADWNITDSWNLFGKLGGAYNNVQASNFAGDDNNISLMLGAGIEYQISHNWRLRGEYQWFDNAGDNVSDGAGYRAQPDVNYVSVGIAYYFGQAAVAEATPMAAPVEDQPMVEEPVQESAPVVAEAPKEELAVTLSTGAFTHDSTELTPAAKESMHPVADKLKAEPELTVEIVGHTDSSGSEAYNQKLSQQRAQSAADYLVSQDVDANRIVVKGEGETGPIADNATAEGREKNRRVEVFYERK; from the coding sequence ATGAATACAAAACGGACTTTGCTTTCTACTTCAATTACCTCAATTCTCTCTCTTTCTTTGCTGTTATCTGCAAATGTAAATGCAGCGGCTGAAAATGCTGGTGAGTTTTATTTAGGTGCTAAAACTGGTTGGGCTAACTTTGACTTTGATCCTGCTGATGCTAGTAATGTCGATGATGATGCTTGGGCTGGCAGTGTGTACGGTGGTTATCAATTTAACACTTGGTTGTCTTTAGAAGGTGGTTATAACTATTTAGGTAAATCCCATTACGATGCAGAAAAGACCAAACTACAAAATTTTGAGTTAGGCGCGAAGGCGGATTGGAATATTACCGATTCTTGGAACCTATTTGGTAAACTTGGTGGTGCTTATAACAATGTTCAAGCCAGTAATTTTGCTGGTGATGACAATAACATTTCACTTATGTTAGGTGCCGGTATTGAGTATCAGATCAGTCATAATTGGCGTTTACGCGGTGAATATCAATGGTTTGATAATGCTGGTGATAATGTTTCAGATGGTGCAGGATATCGTGCGCAGCCAGATGTTAATTATGTTTCTGTCGGTATTGCTTATTACTTTGGCCAAGCAGCGGTGGCAGAGGCTACGCCAATGGCGGCACCTGTTGAAGATCAGCCTATGGTAGAAGAACCTGTACAAGAATCAGCTCCCGTGGTTGCAGAAGCGCCAAAAGAAGAATTAGCTGTTACCCTTTCTACTGGTGCGTTTACTCACGATTCAACCGAGCTTACTCCTGCAGCCAAAGAATCAATGCACCCTGTTGCTGATAAACTTAAAGCTGAACCAGAGTTAACCGTAGAAATTGTAGGTCACACTGACTCTAGTGGTAGTGAAGCCTATAACCAAAAATTATCACAACAACGAGCTCAATCGGCGGCTGACTATTTAGTGTCTCAAGATGTCGATGCCAACCGAATTGTGGTAAAAGGTGAAGGCGAAACGGGCCCAATTGCTGACAACGCGACAGCCGAAGGACGTGAGAAAAATCGCCGTGTTGAAGTTTTCTACGAAAGAAAATAA
- a CDS encoding ammonium transporter: MDDPITQVTGAVQALTQSSDTLFLLLGAIMVFLMHAGFAFLEVGTVRHKNQVNALVKILADFGVSTIAYFFFGYWVAYGHTFFVDAQTLSAGNGYELVKFFFLLTFAAAIPAIVSGGIAERARFYPILIATFFIVGLVYPLFEGMIWNGNFGLQHWFDITFGAPFHDFAGSVVVHAVGGWIALIAVIFLGMRHGRVRAGKHTNFAPSNIPFLALGAWILSVGWFGFNVMSAQAINGVSGLVAMNSLMAMAGGIITAMVVGKNDPGFIHNGPLAGLVAVCAGSDVMHPIGALLTGIIAAAVFVWLFTFMQNRTKIDDVLGVWPLHGVCGAWGGIAAGIFGQQALGGMGGVSLPVQILGTLAGIAIAVLGSFIVYGAIHKVTGLRLTQEQEYNGADLSLHKISSTNED; encoded by the coding sequence ATGGATGATCCAATTACTCAGGTCACGGGCGCAGTACAAGCTCTCACTCAAAGCTCTGATACGCTTTTTCTCTTACTCGGTGCCATCATGGTGTTTTTGATGCACGCTGGCTTTGCATTTTTAGAAGTGGGCACCGTTCGTCATAAAAACCAAGTTAATGCGTTAGTCAAAATCTTAGCCGACTTTGGAGTTTCAACCATTGCTTACTTCTTCTTTGGTTATTGGGTCGCCTATGGTCATACCTTTTTTGTTGATGCTCAAACTCTATCGGCAGGCAACGGCTATGAATTAGTCAAGTTCTTCTTTTTGCTCACCTTCGCCGCCGCCATTCCGGCGATTGTTTCTGGCGGTATTGCGGAACGTGCTCGTTTTTATCCGATCCTGATTGCAACTTTCTTTATTGTCGGCCTTGTTTATCCCTTATTTGAAGGCATGATTTGGAATGGCAACTTTGGCTTACAACATTGGTTTGATATCACTTTTGGCGCCCCATTCCATGATTTTGCAGGATCTGTGGTGGTTCATGCCGTCGGCGGTTGGATTGCTCTCATCGCAGTCATTTTTCTTGGCATGCGACATGGACGCGTGCGCGCAGGTAAACACACTAACTTTGCCCCTTCTAATATCCCGTTCCTGGCATTAGGCGCTTGGATTTTATCGGTTGGTTGGTTTGGCTTTAACGTCATGTCGGCGCAGGCAATTAACGGTGTCAGTGGTTTAGTTGCCATGAATTCATTAATGGCAATGGCAGGTGGGATCATCACTGCGATGGTAGTCGGTAAAAATGACCCCGGCTTTATTCATAATGGGCCATTGGCCGGTTTAGTGGCTGTGTGTGCAGGTTCCGATGTGATGCATCCGATTGGTGCCCTACTCACTGGGATCATAGCCGCCGCTGTGTTTGTTTGGTTATTCACCTTTATGCAAAATCGCACCAAAATAGATGATGTATTAGGGGTGTGGCCATTGCATGGAGTATGCGGCGCTTGGGGTGGTATTGCAGCCGGTATTTTTGGTCAGCAAGCATTAGGTGGCATGGGCGGCGTGAGTTTACCTGTACAAATTCTCGGCACTCTTGCCGGTATTGCCATTGCGGTGCTGGGTTCATTTATTGTGTACGGCGCCATTCATAAAGTTACCGGATTACGCTTAACTCAAGAACAAGAGTACAACGGCGCCGATTTATCACTCCATAAGATCAGTTCGACCAATGAGGATTGA
- a CDS encoding LrgB family protein has product MTYSPFLHQVLIVTYLVFTVACYYFSKWLHRRFPIFIFIPLVFVPIVIVALVLVLNIPYQDYMFDSHWLVWMLGPATLAFAVPVYEYRSLIIKHWLSLSSGVVIAVVAGIGSTLLLSRWFHLSEMLQRSLAMRSITTPFAMAATESIGGKSDLTAVFVVITGVIGIIVGELVLGLLTINSHHGKGAGLGACAHGAGTATAYKIDNQAGVIASLMMMLAGVVTVLLAPMLGHILWA; this is encoded by the coding sequence ATGACTTACTCTCCTTTTCTGCATCAAGTCCTGATCGTGACTTACTTAGTATTCACTGTTGCCTGTTATTATTTCAGTAAATGGTTACATCGCCGCTTCCCGATTTTCATTTTTATTCCTTTGGTATTTGTACCGATTGTGATCGTCGCTTTAGTCTTGGTATTAAACATTCCTTATCAAGACTATATGTTTGATTCTCATTGGTTAGTTTGGATGCTTGGTCCTGCTACTTTAGCCTTTGCAGTTCCTGTCTATGAATATCGTTCATTAATCATTAAGCATTGGCTGTCGTTGAGCTCTGGGGTTGTGATCGCGGTTGTCGCAGGCATTGGTAGTACTTTATTGCTCAGTAGATGGTTTCATTTGTCTGAGATGTTACAGCGTAGTTTGGCAATGCGATCCATTACCACTCCATTTGCGATGGCGGCAACCGAATCTATTGGTGGCAAATCTGATCTTACTGCCGTTTTTGTGGTGATAACCGGCGTGATTGGCATCATTGTTGGGGAGTTAGTTTTAGGGCTATTAACCATAAACTCGCACCATGGGAAAGGCGCAGGCCTTGGCGCTTGCGCTCATGGAGCAGGAACGGCCACCGCTTATAAAATTGATAATCAAGCTGGCGTGATTGCTAGTCTAATGATGATGCTGGCTGGTGTCGTGACCGTACTGTTAGCGCCAATGCTTGGTCATATATTGTGGGCTTAA
- a CDS encoding GFA family protein yields MNNESVDIYPVKGQCQCGQVTFSLKAAPKMVIACHCKECQKLSTSAFSITTIVEASNIEINGVLHDSSRVADSGSVNVGKFCPGCGNRIYQINPVAPEMIKFKAAGGLDNTSMIIPTMHVWTREKQTWFTIPEGVQQFEKQR; encoded by the coding sequence ATGAATAATGAATCTGTTGATATTTATCCAGTAAAAGGGCAGTGCCAATGTGGGCAGGTCACTTTTAGCTTAAAAGCCGCGCCAAAAATGGTGATAGCGTGTCATTGCAAAGAATGCCAGAAGTTATCCACTAGTGCGTTTAGTATTACAACCATTGTCGAAGCAAGCAATATTGAAATCAACGGCGTATTACATGACAGTTCTCGCGTAGCCGATTCAGGCAGTGTGAATGTCGGAAAATTTTGTCCAGGTTGTGGCAATCGTATTTATCAGATCAATCCGGTAGCGCCTGAAATGATCAAATTTAAAGCCGCTGGTGGCTTAGACAATACCAGTATGATCATTCCAACCATGCATGTTTGGACCCGTGAGAAACAAACTTGGTTTACGATTCCCGAAGGTGTGCAACAGTTCGAAAAACAACGTTAA
- a CDS encoding class II fumarate hydratase gives MATNHYSNQESSVNKINSNHDQDTSDYRIEHDSMGEVQVPTSALYQAQTQRAINNFPISGLTLPIRFIQSITMIKQAASVVNLELGLLDHQRAQAIEVACSQIIEGEYNDQFPIDVFQTGSGTSTNMNVNEVVATLSNRTLANQFPHEGSQIEQVHPNDHVNMSQSSNDVIPTAIQLSCLTAIHTQLLPAMSHLISVLETKALQNDDIVKTGRTHLMDAMPVTLGQELRAWKTQVQRAQQRIEDSLPELQSLAQGGTAVGTGINAPETFAAKIAQQLSDMTGISLHASDNPFYNLSCQDSSVALSGELKSYAVALMKIANDLRWMNSGPLAGIGEIELAALQPGSSIMPGKVNPVIPEAVAMAAAQVIGNDTTITAAGQSGNFQLNVMLPLIAYNLLQSVELLSNCSVLLADKTIKDFSVRQDNLDKALAKNPILVTALNPIIGYEQAAKIAKKSYQQQRSILDVAEQETSLSRVELEALLDPIKLTQGGVGKSF, from the coding sequence ATGGCGACTAATCATTATTCAAACCAAGAAAGCTCTGTAAATAAAATTAATTCTAATCATGATCAGGATACGTCGGATTACCGAATTGAACACGACAGCATGGGAGAAGTTCAAGTACCCACCAGTGCCCTCTATCAAGCGCAAACTCAACGAGCAATAAATAATTTCCCTATTAGTGGGCTAACATTGCCGATTCGCTTTATTCAATCAATCACTATGATCAAGCAAGCCGCCTCGGTGGTGAATCTTGAACTGGGATTATTGGATCATCAACGCGCTCAAGCAATAGAAGTTGCCTGCTCGCAAATTATTGAAGGCGAGTATAACGATCAATTTCCGATTGATGTGTTTCAAACCGGCTCGGGCACTAGTACTAATATGAATGTTAATGAAGTGGTGGCAACTTTATCTAATCGGACTTTAGCCAATCAATTCCCACACGAAGGCAGTCAAATTGAGCAAGTTCACCCCAACGATCATGTCAATATGAGTCAAAGCAGTAATGATGTGATCCCCACCGCAATCCAATTAAGTTGTTTAACCGCTATTCACACCCAATTGCTTCCCGCTATGTCTCATTTGATCAGCGTGCTAGAAACAAAAGCGCTGCAAAATGACGATATAGTCAAAACGGGGCGCACTCATTTAATGGATGCGATGCCAGTGACTCTTGGGCAGGAATTACGCGCATGGAAAACACAAGTGCAACGCGCGCAGCAACGCATAGAAGACTCATTACCCGAACTGCAAAGCTTAGCTCAAGGCGGCACCGCAGTCGGTACAGGCATAAATGCACCAGAGACGTTTGCAGCAAAAATCGCACAACAACTCAGTGATATGACAGGGATAAGTCTGCATGCCAGTGATAATCCATTTTATAATTTAAGTTGCCAAGACAGCAGTGTGGCCTTATCGGGGGAATTAAAAAGTTATGCCGTGGCATTAATGAAAATAGCCAATGATTTACGTTGGATGAACTCTGGGCCCTTAGCAGGGATTGGTGAGATTGAACTCGCCGCATTGCAACCTGGTTCGTCAATCATGCCGGGTAAAGTCAATCCTGTGATCCCAGAGGCCGTTGCGATGGCTGCAGCGCAAGTGATAGGCAATGACACCACCATTACTGCAGCAGGGCAATCGGGAAATTTTCAATTAAACGTAATGTTACCGCTGATCGCTTATAACTTATTGCAGAGTGTCGAATTACTCAGTAATTGTTCGGTGCTATTGGCGGATAAAACAATAAAAGATTTCAGCGTTAGGCAAGATAATCTGGATAAGGCGTTAGCTAAAAATCCTATTTTAGTCACCGCATTAAATCCCATTATAGGTTATGAACAGGCGGCTAAAATTGCTAAAAAATCCTATCAACAACAAAGATCGATTTTGGATGTAGCAGAACAAGAAACCTCCTTGAGTCGAGTGGAATTGGAAGCGTTACTCGATCCAATCAAACTGACTCAAGGAGGGGTAGGCAAATCATTTTAA
- a CDS encoding sulfurtransferase, translating into MNSTHPMVTPTWLFDHFSDDNVIVLDATTIDAVAGEALQGARRYLPNSQAFDIEKVFVDLDNPLPNTMPSPEKFTQQAQTLGINQDSIVVIYDERGLYSAPRAWWMFQCMGHAQVYVLNGGVNAWQAMGYPITDTHGVDLFAKGNFIAKYQAEKVYSAQDVLAVMDKPKTLIVDVRGEGRFNGTMQEPREGMRSGHIPSSINLPFGKVLVGHQYLPSQELTALLREYHFDQADKLIFSCGSGLTACIVLLAAYSAGYTNLALYDGSWSEWGADHSLPISQ; encoded by the coding sequence ATGAATTCAACTCACCCGATGGTGACTCCTACATGGCTTTTTGACCATTTCTCCGATGATAATGTGATCGTGCTTGATGCCACGACTATCGATGCGGTAGCAGGTGAAGCATTACAAGGAGCACGCCGATATCTACCTAACTCACAAGCATTTGATATTGAAAAAGTGTTTGTTGATTTAGATAATCCGCTACCCAATACTATGCCAAGCCCCGAAAAATTTACCCAACAAGCTCAAACCTTGGGTATTAATCAAGACAGCATTGTGGTGATTTATGATGAGCGAGGCTTGTATTCCGCGCCACGTGCATGGTGGATGTTTCAATGTATGGGGCATGCACAAGTTTATGTATTAAACGGCGGCGTCAATGCTTGGCAAGCAATGGGTTATCCTATTACCGATACGCACGGTGTCGATTTATTTGCCAAGGGTAATTTCATCGCGAAATATCAAGCCGAGAAAGTGTATAGCGCACAAGATGTTTTGGCTGTAATGGATAAGCCTAAAACCTTGATTGTTGATGTACGTGGCGAAGGGCGGTTTAATGGAACCATGCAAGAACCACGCGAAGGCATGCGCTCAGGACATATCCCATCTTCTATTAATTTGCCGTTTGGTAAAGTATTAGTTGGCCATCAGTATTTGCCATCTCAAGAGTTAACAGCCTTGCTTCGTGAATACCACTTTGATCAAGCTGACAAATTAATCTTTAGCTGTGGTTCTGGTTTAACCGCTTGTATTGTTCTGCTGGCTGCTTATAGTGCAGGCTATACCAATTTGGCACTGTATGATGGTTCATGGAGTGAATGGGGCGCCGATCACTCGCTACCGATTTCACAGTAA
- a CDS encoding LysR family transcriptional regulator, whose protein sequence is MNNKELNYFVTLIRAKNFTRASEQLFVTQPTISKALKSLEASVGEPLIQRNNRDIQLTEAGEVVYRYGESILQQFTDMQTKLQDLKQLEYGQLSIGIPPMVGHLYANTLHQFNVDYPNIDVSIIEFGSRKIESAIHKGEIDVGVTMLPLENEKLQTKTIVEHPVLAVMAKNNGFENKKNIDITELKNHTFYLYSEEFALTAVIEKMCQKYGFQPKIGVRSTQWDFLAAMVENGLGVTFLPAPICAKLDPKHYDFFELKQEIKWELGISWSSQRYLSRAAEAFLSLI, encoded by the coding sequence ATGAATAATAAAGAACTGAATTATTTTGTCACTTTGATCCGAGCAAAGAATTTCACTCGCGCATCTGAGCAACTATTTGTCACCCAACCCACCATAAGTAAAGCATTGAAGTCGTTAGAAGCATCGGTTGGAGAACCATTAATTCAACGCAATAACCGAGACATTCAATTAACCGAAGCCGGAGAAGTGGTTTATCGTTATGGTGAATCTATATTGCAGCAATTTACCGATATGCAAACCAAGCTCCAAGATCTTAAACAATTGGAATATGGGCAGCTTTCGATTGGTATCCCGCCAATGGTTGGGCATCTCTATGCTAATACATTGCATCAGTTTAACGTGGATTACCCTAATATTGATGTTTCAATTATAGAGTTTGGTAGCCGAAAAATTGAAAGTGCAATTCATAAAGGTGAGATCGATGTTGGCGTCACCATGTTGCCATTAGAAAATGAAAAACTACAAACTAAGACCATAGTAGAGCATCCAGTACTTGCAGTAATGGCTAAAAATAATGGTTTTGAGAATAAAAAAAATATTGATATCACCGAGTTAAAAAACCATACCTTCTACCTTTATAGTGAAGAATTTGCACTTACCGCGGTGATTGAAAAAATGTGTCAAAAGTATGGTTTTCAGCCGAAGATTGGCGTGCGAAGTACTCAATGGGATTTTTTGGCCGCGATGGTAGAAAATGGGCTTGGAGTGACTTTTTTACCCGCGCCAATTTGCGCAAAGTTAGATCCAAAGCATTATGATTTTTTTGAGTTAAAACAAGAGATAAAGTGGGAGTTAGGCATTAGTTGGTCATCTCAACGCTACTTATCGCGTGCCGCTGAGGCATTCTTAAGCTTAATCTAA
- a CDS encoding CidA/LrgA family protein, whose amino-acid sequence MSSFSVKNTSLVFIQVIELCLLWLLSDQVVRLLHIPMPSNVFGLLVLLALMFTGIVNVKWLKAGSMWLLAEMLLFFIPAVIAIINYQDLFLHQGLKIMAVIILSTCFVLGITSFVVEKVYRYEVKKIALKQLIADKMQGNK is encoded by the coding sequence ATGTCTAGTTTCAGCGTAAAAAATACATCTCTTGTTTTCATCCAAGTTATCGAACTTTGCTTGCTGTGGTTACTTTCAGACCAAGTGGTTCGCTTGTTGCATATCCCTATGCCTTCGAATGTATTTGGCTTACTCGTTTTGCTGGCTTTGATGTTTACAGGCATCGTCAATGTGAAGTGGTTAAAAGCCGGTTCAATGTGGTTATTGGCCGAGATGCTATTGTTTTTTATTCCTGCTGTTATTGCGATCATTAACTATCAAGATTTATTTCTACATCAAGGCTTAAAAATCATGGCAGTAATAATATTAAGTACCTGCTTTGTACTAGGGATAACCTCTTTCGTGGTTGAGAAAGTCTACCGTTATGAAGTTAAAAAAATAGCATTAAAACAATTAATTGCAGATAAAATGCAAGGGAATAAATAA